A window of the Henckelia pumila isolate YLH828 chromosome 3, ASM3356847v2, whole genome shotgun sequence genome harbors these coding sequences:
- the LOC140890163 gene encoding uncharacterized mitochondrial protein AtMg00860-like has protein sequence MDEHAYHLFTVMQVFRERQLYANLSKCDFWIDRVVFLGYYRRFVENFSQIDRPLTQLRKKDASFVWSDACEDSFYELRRCLTTAPVLALPSGSCGFVVFTDASLQGLRLDGPGGSLQE, from the exons atggatgagcatgcctatcaTCTCTTTACTGTGATGCAGGTCTTCAGGGAGAGACAGCTGTACGCGAATTTGAGCAAATGTGACTTTTGGATTGACCGTGTtgtattccttg GGTACTACCGGCGTTTTGTGGAAAACTTCTCACAGATAGataggcctttgactcagttgaggAAGAAAGATGCTTCTTTCGTGTGGTCagatgcttgtgaagatagtttttATGAGTTGAGACGTTGTTTGACTACAGCACCAGTTCTTGCTTTGCCGTCTGGATCATGTGGTTTTGTGGTCTTcaccgatgcttctctccagg gtttgaggctggacggtccaggaggCTCTTTGCAGGAGTGA